Below is a genomic region from Isosphaeraceae bacterium EP7.
GATTCTTGTAGGGGTTCGTGCGCGACGACCCGAGAATCGTGCCGCCTCGAGCGATGATGCCGTCGGTCTCGGAAATCTGGAGGGGACGTTGCAGGCCGTTGACCAGGCCGCGCCAGCCTTCCAGCAGGCCGACGCAGCTCCCCCCTTCATTGTTGATACGCTGGACGACCGCGCGAATGACGGCGTTGAGCCCGGGACAATCTCCGCCGCCCGTGAGCAGACCAACTTTCATGGCGATCGAGTCCAATCCTGGGCCCGGTCCACCCCGTTCGAAACGAGAGGCCGGATCGGGCCGTTGTCAAGGGAGACCGAGGCGAATTCGTTGGCCCAATCTATCGAGTCGGCGCCTTGGATTCCAGGCCAGACCGCGCGCGGAGACGCCTCGCGGCACGTCGGGTGACGTGAGCCGCGAGGCGTCGGGTAGATCGGGTTAGGTTCGGACTCAGTGGCCGGTCGCGGGCATCAGGACGCGCTCAACCCAGGTGGTGTCGACGCGGCCGGCGATGAAGTCGGGGTGACGCATGATCCGGCGGTGCAGCGATAGCGTGGTGTGGATGCCGTCAACGCCCATCTCGTCGAGGGCCCGACGCATCCGAGCGAGGGCGGCCGGCCGGTCGGGGGCGTGCACGATCAGCTTGCCGACGAGGGAGTCGTAAGTCGGAGGGACGGTGTAGCCGACCTGGGCGTGAGAATCCCAGCGGACGCCGGGGCCACCGGGGAGCCGCAAGCCGGTGATCTTGCCCGGCGAGGGTCGGAAGTCGTGGTCGGGGTCCTCGGAGTTGATCCGGACCTCGATGGAGTGGCCGTTGCAGGGGATATCGTCTTGTTTGAAGCCGAGGGGCTCGCCGCTGGCGATCAGGATCTGCTGCTTGACGAGGTCGATCCCGGTGATCATCTCGGTGACGGGATGCTCGACCTGGATCCGGGCGTTGACCTCGATGAAGTAGAAGTTGTCTTCCTGGTCGACGAGGAACTCGCAGGTGCCGGCGTTCACGTAGCCGACGGCCTTGGCCAGGCGGACGGCGGCCTCGCCCAGTCGGCGGCGCACTTCGAGGGGGAGTGTGGGCGCCGGCCCTTCTTCGACGAGCTTCTGGTGGCGGCGCTGGAGCGAGCAGTCGCGGTCCCAGCAATGGACGACGTGGCCTTGCGAGTCGGCGAGGAACTGGACCTCGACGTGGCGGGGGCGGTCGATGAACTTCTCGAGGTAGACGCTCGAGTTCTTGAACGCGGCCTCGGCCTCGTTGCGTGCGGCCTGGAGTGCGCCCTTGAACTGGCTCTCCTCGTGGCAGACGCGCATCCCCTTGCCACCGCCGCCCGCGGCGGCCTTGATGAGGATCGGGTAGCCGATCGTCCTGGCCAGGCGGATGGCCTGCTCGTCATCGGCGATTGGGCCATCAGAGCCGGGGACGCAGGGGACCTTGGCGGCGGCGGCGACCGCCTTGGCCTCGGTCTTCAGGCCCATCTTGCGAATGGCCTCGTGCGGCGGGCCGATGAACTCGAAGTTACAGCTCCGGCAGATCTCGGCGAATTGGGGGTTCTCGCTGAGGAAGCCGTAGCCGGGGTGGATCGCCTGGACGTCGGCGACCTCGGCGGCGGCGATGATCCGGGGGATGTTCAGATAGCTGTCGGCGCTGGGAGCCTTGCCGATGCAGATGGCTCGATCGGCCAGGTCGAGATAGGGGGCGCCGCGGTCGGCCTGCGAGTAAACGGCGACGGACTCGACGCCGAGTTCCTTGCAGGCGCGGATGATCCGCAGCGCAATCTCGCCTCGGTTGGCCACCAGGATGCGCTGAAAC
It encodes:
- the accC gene encoding acetyl-CoA carboxylase biotin carboxylase subunit: MPMFQRILVANRGEIALRIIRACKELGVESVAVYSQADRGAPYLDLADRAICIGKAPSADSYLNIPRIIAAAEVADVQAIHPGYGFLSENPQFAEICRSCNFEFIGPPHEAIRKMGLKTEAKAVAAAAKVPCVPGSDGPIADDEQAIRLARTIGYPILIKAAAGGGGKGMRVCHEESQFKGALQAARNEAEAAFKNSSVYLEKFIDRPRHVEVQFLADSQGHVVHCWDRDCSLQRRHQKLVEEGPAPTLPLEVRRRLGEAAVRLAKAVGYVNAGTCEFLVDQEDNFYFIEVNARIQVEHPVTEMITGIDLVKQQILIASGEPLGFKQDDIPCNGHSIEVRINSEDPDHDFRPSPGKITGLRLPGGPGVRWDSHAQVGYTVPPTYDSLVGKLIVHAPDRPAALARMRRALDEMGVDGIHTTLSLHRRIMRHPDFIAGRVDTTWVERVLMPATGH